TAAAGAAGCGGGAGTAGAGCAAGTGCAAAATTGCGTGCTCGATGCCACCCACATATTGATCCACCGCCATCCAGTCATTGGTTTTGGCGGGGTCAAAGGCTTGCTGATCGTTGTTGGCATCCGGGTAGCGGAGGAAGTACCACGAGGAATCAATAAAGGTATCCATCGTGTCAGTCTCACGCTTAGCGGCAGTGCCACAACTGGGACAAGGCACATTCACCCAATCTTCCAATTGAGCCAAAGGAGATGGCCCCCGACCGGAGAACGCAACACTCTCTGGCAACCGCACCGGGAGATCTTGCTCAGGAACTGGCACTGCGCCACAGTTGGGGCAATGAATAATCGGAATCGGTGCACCCCAATAGCGTTGACGGGAAATCAACCAATCTCGCAAGCGATACTGCACCCGCGCCTTACCAAACCCTTTCTCCTCAGCAAACTTAACGATCGCTTCTTTACCTTGAGGAGAAGGTAGACCATCAAACTGGCCAGAATTGACCATCGTTCCTGGCTCAGTGTAGGCAGCTTCCAAAGGTGCATTGGCATCGCCGCCTTCGGGCACGACCACAACTTTGATCGGCAAGCTCTTTTCCGTGGCAAACTTGAAGTCGCGCACATCATGGGCAGGTACACCCATCACTGCCCCAGTGCCGTACTCGTACAATACATAGTCGGCAATCAGAATTGGGACTTCCTCTCCGGTAAAGGGATTAACTGCTTTACCGCCAGTCGGAATACCTCGCTTGGGTTTGTCCTCTGCGGTTCGCTCCAATTCGCTTTGACCCGCCACTTCTTTGGCAAATGCTTCCACTGCTTCCTGGCGATCGCTGGTGGTAACGCGAGCCGTAAGCGGATGCTCTGGTGCCAACACGACATAAGTCACGCCATAAACCGTATCCGGGCGAGTCGTAAACACACCAATTTTTTCGTCAGAACCAACGATGGGGAATTCCAAATAAGCTCCGACTGATTTACCGATCCAGTTAGCCTGCATCAGCTTGACTCGCTCTGGCCACCCTTTGAGCTTATCGAGGTCCGTTAGCAGTTGCTCGGCATAATCGGTGATCTTGAGGAACCACTGCTTCAGCAACTTCCGCTCTACCTTCGCGCCCGATCGCCAAGAACGTCCTTCATTGTCTACCTGCTCATTCGCCAGCACCGTCTGGTCAATGGGGTCCCAGTTCACCGCCGACTCTTTTTGGTAGGCCAAGCCAGCCTGATAAAATTGCAAGAAAATCCATTGAGTCCAACGGTAGTAGTCTGGTGAGCAGGTGGTGACTTCTCGGCTCCAATCGAAACAGGTGCCTAGCTTCTGCAACTGCTTCTGCATCTGAGCGACGTTTTTGTAGGTCCACTCGGCAGGTTGAATGCCGCGATCGATCGCCGCGTTTTCGGCGGGCAAACCAAAGGCATCCCAGCCCATCGGATGCAACACGCGGTAGCCCTGCATCTTTTTCAGCCGCGCAATCACATCGGCAATGGTATACACCCGCACGTGCCCCATGTGCAGATTACCCGAAGGATAGGGAAACATGGACAGCGCGTAAAATTTGGGCTTGTTAGGATCTGTAGAGGTCTGGTCTAAGCTTAGCTCAGTCCAAGTTTGCTGCCACTTTTCCTCAATTGCTTTGGGGGTATACCGGGACTCCACGAACGGAACTCCTGCTAAATTTCAGTCATCGGGTTTGCCTACCTATTCTAATTGCTCGGCACTGGTCTATTACGTCACCCAATGGATTTCTTGAAAGTCTTTGTCTACGGCACCCTGAAGCCCGGAGAGGTGAATTATCAGCGCTACTGTGCAGGTAAAGTCGTAGCGGCAACGCCCGCGATCGCCCGTGGTCAGCTCTTTGCTCTATCCTTGGGCTACCCAGCCATGACCACCGGAACTCAGACAGTACATGGGTTTTTGCTTAGCTTTGATGACACAGCTATCTTGTCCCGCTTGGATGCTTTAGAAGATTTTGTGCCAAGGCGATCGCCAGAGAAAAACGAATATCAGCGAGAAGTCATTACCGTTTTTGATGCAGAGGGGCAACCTTTGGATGATGCTTGGGCTTACCTCATGCATCCTCAGCGCATTCAACAACTTCGAGGCGTCTTACTACCCAGTGGAATTTGGAGTGCTAAAAGTTTGCAAGTTGAGTAAACCTTGACAAAATAAAAGAGGCAAAGCATCTTCCACCCATGCTTCACCTCTTCTGCACCTGATTTTTTGACCTGATGTTGTTGCCTGGAGAACTGAGACCTGCGATCGCTAGAGGTCGTCTAGTGGCTCACACTCTTTTAGTCTTTCAGCGAACATTTAGCGAATATTGGCGTTGGAATCGTTATAAATGTCACCACTTGCAGCGGCGGGCATAGAAACCGGAGCCTTAGGAATTTGCACCACGGGCTGGTCTAACGCGATCATCAAAGCATCAGAATTAACGGATGATGCTGAGCTTGGCAGTTGCGCGTTTTGAGTCGCACCCGACCCTTCAATCGGTGACTGGGCAAACTGAGGCCTGAACGCATCACTACCAGGCAAGAAGCCTGAAACCGCACCGACAAACAAAGCTGCAACCGCTGCACCACCCCAAAGCAGAATTTGCTTAGGCCGACGATTAACCCGCTTAAACACAGCATCCACTGTTTGCTCTACGGATTGGCTTGCGGCAGGTATTGGCATTGATTGCAAGCCTTGGCGAAGTTCTAGCAAGCGAGTATACAAGCGCTTTACAACTGGGTCTGTTGCTAGCCACTCTTCGACTTGCTTACGTTCTGCGGCGGTGACTTCACCATCTAGGTAAGCACTCAATAATTCAAAGCGATCGCGTTGGAGCATAGAAAGGGCACCCGTAGGCTGATGGGGAGTATCAATCTGTCCAGTGAAACCATCCTCAGAGGATGTGGATTCAGAGCGGTTACGGGACTCAAATTCAGGCATCATTTTTACATCACTACCAGGTCACGCCAGGGAAAACACACCAAAATTCACAAACAACTTAGTCCAACTAGACCAATCATAGAAGAACAACTTGGGACTGACACTGTTCCTACAGTCAGAAAACCCAACTTACTTCTAAGGGGCTAGATTACTGACCATCTAAATAATTCTGCAATTGGGACTGCAAGCGCTGTCTAGCACGAGCAATTCTTGACTTTACAGTACCCAAGGAAACGCCTGTAATCTCGGCAATTTCTTCGTAAGCCATGCCTTCAATTTCGCGCAACACAATGGTAGTGCGGAAAACTTCTGGCAAATCAGCGATCGCCTCATGAAGTTGGTCGTAAAACTCGCGGGTCGTTAAGTGTTCTTCTGGGCCTGGATCAGCAGAAGCGATCTCCCAATCCATTTCGCCGTCATCCATCGCTCGCGGCGCGTCTAGAGATAGAGGCTCTGAGACCCGCTTACGCTTCCGTAGTTCGTCATAGAACAAGTTGGTGGCAATGCGGCTGAGCCAACCCCGGAACTTGACTGGATCATTTAAGCGTTTGACGTTGCGGTAAACCCGAATCCAGACTTCTTGAGCCAGATCTGAGCGATCCTGCCAATCGGGAGCAAGGTGATACAGCACCCGCTCTACATGGGATTGATAGCGCCGCATTAATTCAGCAAATGCCGAGCGATCGGGCCGCAGCCCTTCCTGACACTGCAAAATTAAATCGTAGTTTGAGAGTTTTTCGGGTTGCACTGGCACTTGAGGAGGATTCGCCTCAACCGTGGACCAGGATACAGGAAGGGAGTGACTCATGGGTGGAATCTGGGTCTATAACATTCCTGTTTTGTTTGACGCCCGTAGATTCAGAGAGTTCCCAAGACTCGCCTCAGTTAGTTTTAACCCCAGGTATTTGGATTAGGCCGCTGAGTAAAGACCCATTCTGCCCCCAAGGCTAGCTAAGGCTGATCATCCCGCATCTTGCACATGGTTTTCATTAACGACATTTCAATAGTACTTTGCGGATTGCCGATTGTTTCAACATCAGGTCAACATCGGGCAAGTTCTACCAACACCCATCCAGCAAAAAGCTAGAGCGCAGGGGGTTTGATGAAGTTAGGCAATAAAACTTGAACTTTTGAGTCGTTGGTGAGTGGGCTAGAGCCAACAGGCAGTTGAGCTTTCTCAGCTGCTTGGGTATCAGATGCTTGAGTAGAGGAGGGCCAATTGCCTCCTAAAAACAAATTCA
The window above is part of the Trichocoleus desertorum ATA4-8-CV12 genome. Proteins encoded here:
- the leuS gene encoding leucine--tRNA ligase; protein product: MESRYTPKAIEEKWQQTWTELSLDQTSTDPNKPKFYALSMFPYPSGNLHMGHVRVYTIADVIARLKKMQGYRVLHPMGWDAFGLPAENAAIDRGIQPAEWTYKNVAQMQKQLQKLGTCFDWSREVTTCSPDYYRWTQWIFLQFYQAGLAYQKESAVNWDPIDQTVLANEQVDNEGRSWRSGAKVERKLLKQWFLKITDYAEQLLTDLDKLKGWPERVKLMQANWIGKSVGAYLEFPIVGSDEKIGVFTTRPDTVYGVTYVVLAPEHPLTARVTTSDRQEAVEAFAKEVAGQSELERTAEDKPKRGIPTGGKAVNPFTGEEVPILIADYVLYEYGTGAVMGVPAHDVRDFKFATEKSLPIKVVVVPEGGDANAPLEAAYTEPGTMVNSGQFDGLPSPQGKEAIVKFAEEKGFGKARVQYRLRDWLISRQRYWGAPIPIIHCPNCGAVPVPEQDLPVRLPESVAFSGRGPSPLAQLEDWVNVPCPSCGTAAKRETDTMDTFIDSSWYFLRYPDANNDQQAFDPAKTNDWMAVDQYVGGIEHAILHLLYSRFFTKVLRDRGLLNFDEPFDRLLTQGMVQGLTYKNPTTGKYVTPTSVNAADPKDPETGEALEVFYEKMSKSKYNGVDPESVLAKYGADTARMFILFKAPPEKDLEWDDADVEGQFRFLGRVWRLVSEFAEKGGDRTKKVNLAELSKPEKDLRRAIHTAIQAVTEDFEGEYQFNTAVSELMKLSNALTDAPCKDSPIYAEGIQTLLLLLAPLAPHIADELWQRIGHTESIHLQSWPEADPAALVADEITIVIQILGKTRGSIQVPAGADKAAQEQYARESELAQRYIEGKEIKKVIVVPGKLVNFVVA
- a CDS encoding gamma-glutamylcyclotransferase, with the protein product MDFLKVFVYGTLKPGEVNYQRYCAGKVVAATPAIARGQLFALSLGYPAMTTGTQTVHGFLLSFDDTAILSRLDALEDFVPRRSPEKNEYQREVITVFDAEGQPLDDAWAYLMHPQRIQQLRGVLLPSGIWSAKSLQVE
- a CDS encoding zf-HC2 domain-containing protein, producing MLQRDRFELLSAYLDGEVTAAERKQVEEWLATDPVVKRLYTRLLELRQGLQSMPIPAASQSVEQTVDAVFKRVNRRPKQILLWGGAAVAALFVGAVSGFLPGSDAFRPQFAQSPIEGSGATQNAQLPSSASSVNSDALMIALDQPVVQIPKAPVSMPAAASGDIYNDSNANIR
- a CDS encoding sigma-70 family RNA polymerase sigma factor — encoded protein: MSHSLPVSWSTVEANPPQVPVQPEKLSNYDLILQCQEGLRPDRSAFAELMRRYQSHVERVLYHLAPDWQDRSDLAQEVWIRVYRNVKRLNDPVKFRGWLSRIATNLFYDELRKRKRVSEPLSLDAPRAMDDGEMDWEIASADPGPEEHLTTREFYDQLHEAIADLPEVFRTTIVLREIEGMAYEEIAEITGVSLGTVKSRIARARQRLQSQLQNYLDGQ